The following proteins come from a genomic window of Ursus arctos isolate Adak ecotype North America unplaced genomic scaffold, UrsArc2.0 scaffold_12, whole genome shotgun sequence:
- the CRNN gene encoding cornulin yields MPQLLQNINGIIEAFGRYARTEGSCTVLSHGELKRLLEHEFADVIVKPHDPATVDEVLRLLDEDDTGTVEFKEFLVLVFKVAQACFKTMSESPAEACGSQESGSLPTGASQELGKEQSRRAEVGQAREGQHREGSQCGQSTQASRGQAGAGAQIHGQDVGQDRQSESQRQERESQQTQAGGHVQQTLRVGEDKRHQTRQRESERQSQTREQDRTHQISEPVTGTGTQNQTHATQTVEQNRSHHIGRPGTQSQESTHGQTRETEVQNQDRSQTSQTVTGEHVQTPGGATQAVEQDRSRQIGSPSTQPQESTHGQTRETEVQNQDRSQTSQTVTGEHVQTLGGDTQAVEQDRSRQIGSPSTQPQESTHGQARETEVQNQDRSQTSQTVTGERVQTPGGVTRAVEQDRNCQIGSPSTQPQESTHGQARETEVQNQDRSQTSQTVTGEHVQTPGGVTQAIQQDRSRQIGSPSTQPQESTHGQARETEVQNQDRSQTSQTVTGERVQTPGGVTRAVEQDRSRHIGSPSIQPQESTHGQTRGTEVQGQNRCQTSEVVTGEHIQTQAGSQTQTHTQTMEQDRSQTASHIGDRDEGRTQRQSGRGHRWTPVSHYESGERKLEGQAQAGASTLTGRQDWSTTHPRYSVTGRQGEREHTVVTQEWVDDHTREMEIPRQDQSSLHTGMPSAQGQEAAQPGGKRGLTARGLYSYFKSNNP; encoded by the exons ATGCCCCAGTTATTGCAAAACATTAATGGGATCATCGAAGCCTTTGGGCGCTACGCCAGGACCGAGGGCAGCTGCACAGTGCTCTCCCACGGGGAGCTGAAAAGGCTCCTGGAACATGAGTTTGCTGATGTCATTGTG AAACCCCATGATCCTGCCACTGTGGATGAAGTCCTTCGCCTGCTGGATGAAGATGATACAGGAACTGTGGAATTCAAGGAATTCCTGGTCCTGGTGTTTAAAGTCGCCCAAGCCTGTTTCAAGACAATGAGCGAGAGTCCTGCGGAGGCTTGTGGATCTCAAGAGTCTGGAAGCCTCCCCACTGGGGCCTCACAAGAGCTGGGGAAAGAACAGAGCAGGAGAGCTGAAGTGGGGCAGGCTAGAGAAGGACAGCATCGTGAGGGGAGCCAATGTGGACAGAGCACACAGGCCTCCAGAggacaggcaggggctggggctcagaTCCATGGTCAGGATGTTGGCCAGGACAGGCAGTCTGAATCTcagagacaagagagagagagtcagcagACACAAGCTGGGGGACATGTGCAGCAGACACTGAGAGTGGGAGAAGACAAGAGACACCAGACCAGACAGAGGGAGTCAGAGAGACAGTCACAGACCAGGGAACAGGACAGAACACACCAGATAAGTGAACCAGTGACTGGAACTGGAACTCAAAACCAGACACATGCAACCCAGACtgtggaacagaacagaagccATCACATAGGAAGACCTGGCACACAGTCACAGGAGTCTACCCATGGCCAGACCAGAGAGACTGAGGTCCAGAATCAAGACAGGAGCCAGACAAGCCAGACAGTAACAGGAGAACATGTTCAGACACCGGGAGGTGCCACCCAGGCTGTGGAGCAGGACAGAAGCCGTCAGATAGGAAGCCCTAGCACACAGCCACAGGAGTCCACCCATGGCCAGACGAGAGAGACTGAGGTCCAGAATCAAGACAGGAGCCAGACAAGCCAGACAGTGACAGGAGAACATGTTCAGACACTGGGAGGTGACACCCAGGCTGTGGAGCAGGACAGAAGCCGTCAGATAGGAAGCCCTAGCACACAGCCACAGGAGTCCACCCATGGCCAGGCCAGAGAGACTGAGGTCCAGAATCAAGACAGGAGCCAGACAAGCCAGACAGTGACAGGAGAACGTGTTCAGACACCGGGAGGTGTCACCCGGGCTGTGGAGCAGGACAGGAACTGTCAGATAGGAAGCCCTAGCACACAGCCACAGGAGTCCACCCATGGCCAGGCCAGAGAGACTGAGGTCCAGAATCAAGACAGGAGCCAGACAAGCCAGACAGTGACAGGAGAACATGTTCAGACACCGGGAGGTGTCACCCAGGCCATACAGCAGGACAGGAGCCGTCAGATAGGAAGCCCTAGCACACAGCCACAGGAGTCCACCCATGGCCAGGCCAGAGAGACTGAGGTCCAGAATCAAGACAGGAGCCAGACAAGCCAGACAGTGACAGGAGAACGTGTTCAGACACCGGGAGGTGTCACCCGGGCTGTGGAGCAGGACAGGAGCCGTCATATAGGAAGCCCTAGCATTCAGCCACAGGAGTCCACCCACGGTCAGACCAGAGGGACTGAGGTCCAGGGTCAAAACAGGTGCCAAACAAGTGAAGTGGTGACAGGAGAACACATTCAGACACAGGCAGGGTCACAAACCCAGACACACACCCAGACCATGGAGCAGGACAGGAGCCAGACTGCAAGTCACATAGGGGATAGAGATGAGGGACGGACCCAGAGGCAGTCAGGCAGAGGTCACAGATGGACACCAGTGAGCCATTATGAGTCAGGAGAGAGAAAGCTGGAAGGACAGGCCCAGGCTGGGGCAAGCACTCTGACAGGCAGACAGGACTGGAGCACCACTCACCCAAGGTACAGTGTGACAGGcaggcaaggagagagagaacacacagtgGTTACCCAGGAGTGGGTAGATGACCACACAAGGGAGATGGAGATCCCAAGGCAGGACCAGAGCAGCCTGCATACTGGcatgccttcagcccagggccaGGAGGCAGCCCAGCCAGGAGGGAAGCGAGGCCTCACAGCCAGGGGGCTATATTCTTACTTCAAGAGCAACAATCCATGA